The sequence below is a genomic window from Acidimicrobiales bacterium.
CGCCGGAGGCGGCTGCGGCCACGGGCGGCGGCGAGGTCGACACCCCGGCGGAGGCGCCGGCCGAAGCGCCGGACCCCGACCGTCCCGACGACGAGACAACACCGGCCGACTGAGCCGTGGGCGACGCCGGCGACCTCACGCTGCAGGAGGCGGCCGACGCGCTGGACGTCCACTACATGACCGCCTACCGCTACGTGCGGTTGGGCGTGCTGCCGGCGCAGCGGCGGGGGCGGGCGTGGGCGGTGGCGCGAGCCGACCTCGATGCGTTCATCGCCGAGCGCTCGAGCGGGCCGGTCGAGGCGGGGCTCGGGCGGGGATCGGTCGACTGGTCGCTCCGGCTCCGACGCCGGCTGCTGGCCGGTGACCGGCTGGGTTCGAAGAACGTGGTGGAGGCCTCCCTCGCCGCCGGCACCGACCCGGTCGGCGTGTACGTCGACGTGGTCGCGCCGGCCATGCGGGCCATCGGCGTCGGCTGGGCGTCGGGCGTGGTCGACGTGGCCGAGGAGCACCGCGCCTCGGTGGTGGTGACCCAGGTGCTGGCCCTGCTCGACAGCCGCTTCACCCGACGTGGCGTGCGCCGCGGTGTCGTCGTGGCCGGCGCGGTGGTGGGGGAGCGCCACGCCCTGCCAGTGCGGATGGTGGCCGACGTGGCGCGACTGTCGGGCTACGAGGTCCACGACCTCGGTGCCGACGTGCCGGTCGAGTCCTTCGCCCACGCCGCCGGCGACGCCGACCCCCTCCTGGCCGTGGCGGTGAGTACCACGACCCCGGGCAACGAGGACGCCGTGCGGGCGACGGTCGCTGCGCTCCGGAAGCGGGTGGACGTGCCTGTGCTGGTGGGCGGCGGTGCGGTGCCCGATGCCGACACATCGGCCGCGCTCGGCGGGGACGGGTGGGCGCTCGACGCCCGGGGCGTGGTCGAGCTCCTGGAGGCCTTCTGAGGACTGCACGGAGAGGTCACGTCCTCTCGCGCTTCGGTCTGGCGGCTTCGCCGCCGTAGGGCACCGCGCCCGTGGGTCGTCTCGCCTTCGGCTCGTCTTCCAGACCGGTTGACGGCACCCGAACGGGTGTTCGATACTG
It includes:
- a CDS encoding B12-binding domain-containing protein, which codes for MGDAGDLTLQEAADALDVHYMTAYRYVRLGVLPAQRRGRAWAVARADLDAFIAERSSGPVEAGLGRGSVDWSLRLRRRLLAGDRLGSKNVVEASLAAGTDPVGVYVDVVAPAMRAIGVGWASGVVDVAEEHRASVVVTQVLALLDSRFTRRGVRRGVVVAGAVVGERHALPVRMVADVARLSGYEVHDLGADVPVESFAHAAGDADPLLAVAVSTTTPGNEDAVRATVAALRKRVDVPVLVGGGAVPDADTSAALGGDGWALDARGVVELLEAF